A stretch of Methanobrevibacter sp. YE315 DNA encodes these proteins:
- a CDS encoding site-2 protease family protein produces the protein MNGIYYYLIAFAVIWILVGIFHEKLSNHGVELNFPVIMWKTTKLRGLISRINNISPKFWKWYMNVGIVISFAAMIFISWTLISSLQTALEAPSVSIVIPGVEIPGSPIFVPFLSGFIALATVLVVHEFSHGVQCVGEKVPIKSIGLLLFAILPGAFVEPDEDELKKASKISRLRVYGAGSMANMTLALIAILIVMGAAYGIPHFFAEDGIEISHIVGDSPSDGVLKEGMVVESIDGHVINDSQTYLNFVGSFKPGDNITVGTDQGDYSVVLGKNPNNESIGFFGIQAGKHFKLADNSLGPLPWALFTIIDIFQWIFTLNLGIGLFNLLPIKPLDGGHMLEILLTYKLTEAQAKPIVNAISAVFAMIVIFSVLAGFLG, from the coding sequence ATGAATGGTATTTACTATTATTTGATAGCTTTTGCTGTCATCTGGATATTGGTCGGAATATTTCATGAAAAGCTGTCAAATCATGGTGTGGAATTGAACTTTCCGGTCATCATGTGGAAGACTACAAAGCTGAGAGGGCTGATATCTAGAATAAACAATATTTCCCCGAAATTTTGGAAATGGTATATGAATGTTGGGATAGTAATATCATTTGCCGCAATGATTTTCATTTCATGGACATTGATCAGTTCGCTTCAGACAGCTCTTGAAGCACCTTCCGTTTCTATTGTTATTCCCGGAGTTGAAATTCCCGGATCACCTATTTTTGTTCCATTTTTATCCGGATTCATAGCTCTGGCTACGGTTTTGGTTGTGCACGAGTTCTCCCATGGAGTTCAGTGTGTAGGTGAGAAAGTTCCAATCAAATCAATAGGATTGCTGCTTTTTGCCATTCTTCCGGGAGCTTTCGTAGAGCCCGATGAGGATGAACTTAAAAAAGCCAGCAAAATCTCTCGTTTAAGGGTTTATGGTGCCGGGTCAATGGCAAACATGACTCTTGCTTTGATAGCTATTCTGATTGTTATGGGTGCTGCTTATGGGATTCCACATTTCTTTGCTGAAGATGGAATTGAAATAAGTCATATTGTTGGTGATTCCCCATCAGACGGTGTTTTAAAGGAAGGAATGGTTGTTGAATCCATTGACGGCCATGTCATTAACGATTCGCAAACTTATCTGAATTTTGTCGGTTCATTCAAGCCTGGAGACAATATCACTGTCGGAACAGACCAGGGAGACTATTCGGTCGTGCTTGGTAAAAATCCTAACAACGAATCAATAGGATTTTTCGGAATTCAGGCAGGCAAGCATTTCAAATTGGCAGATAACAGTTTAGGCCCTCTTCCATGGGCATTATTTACTATAATTGATATATTCCAATGGATCTTTACACTTAACTTGGGAATTGGTCTGTTTAACCTGCTCCCAATCAAGCCTCTCGACGGAGGGCATATGCTTGAAATATTATTGACATACAAATTGACTGAAGCTCAGGCAAAGCCTATCGTCAATGCCATTTCAGCAGTATTTGCAATGATTGTTATCTTTAGTGTGCTGGCTGGTTTTCTTGGTTAA
- a CDS encoding right-handed parallel beta-helix repeat-containing protein has translation MKFKVIFALLLLLITISAVCAEENQTLESGKFDDLQKKVDDAKKYSEIVLDDDYTQGSAPIKINKDISIDGKGHIIDGQGKHSLITCSQGTVTLKNIMFKNGYSEEDGGAIYISGKGVVEIINCTFIGNKAYRGGAIANWGDTVFITNSTFKQNTALLDFGGAVLSCSNSVIDNCYFESNRAEKAGGAVFTSYTPLGISTITNSIFIKNTADEDGGAISNSGDLRFEECEFMQNYATYGGAIWSNRWLTFSDKESIFTENGAYYGGAIYAYTFDSVAFNLIFNKNYAYAYGGAVMLYSRDASTVSKYYFKNCTFNGNKCEKKSVFYDGRGGAIYFDTYTTKPCELKIDGCSFSDNYAYDDGGAIYVDKGRDNNNILEFVGSPSYFNSNVAESTGGAIYSYCDIRFNSSSVNFVKNQAKDGNGGAVYTKNNIMFNLPSTFEENYAKTDGGAIYCDKEIYFNNVPLKFIYNQAEVNGGAVYTNYISNVKNAIFIDNHAEKDGGAIYVNKESHFDVTSCLFDSNMCVDEGGAIYLDSSSSSISLSYNIFFTNRADMGGTVYNCGKYSNIYQNWWGHDTPNFGNGDLIEWYVTKTEKHYDSDPLKMRITLGSTTTGVNKSVPVEYSLVSTYGNEVNGEISMLGYYYYLVHTNSGEFSQAVLNKNSMLSSYTPRDVGIHHISVKGWSNPGAFLTVDESSEPDNVVQVVQSNYRTFTDLQTIIDNAPSNSVINLDKDYAYFIHDFEKEQKGITINKNIVIDGHGHTIDAQYASRIFYSSEGTVTLKNLILTDGYEYDDDDGGAIFIKSDAKYVIVNCTFSYNHAWQDGGAIFNDGGELRIQNSTFSNNLAQGASILNDCDGGAIHSKAHLIIDNCVFDRNTAADSGGAIYATNGLTIENTPSSFMYNKALHAKGGAIRTNKFMKDVKYASFIGNEANKNDGGAIYINDENHITFTQCLFAYNHCGDRGGAMYLDSISSHLTLSNNIFLFNDADKQGQTVFNSGYFDKINNNWWGNNNPSKSNDQLIEWKFLPWESNEPHTDSDPLKINLVLNREYFIINETVTATLCFYKSDGSLFTGEIFDAKFDNNYISFTVNPSLTNEVKYNTKNAIMELTAEKIGTFDVICEVSFHSGLESISVSKTFNVLNLTIVAPEIKDYYSNSQTLKVYLEGDKDIIANQRVGIHALNNNYEMYTDENGVGSFCFSNYVYPGVYSVSLDVLGISAKTTYTVLSTINATDIVRVLGNHTPFYAEFVDGNGEFLPEYTVVGVAIDDSSVTYVNVKSNGLASFNIAFLGVGQHYITLFNFETSEAECYQITILPEFNEGDSINNGSHQHSNSISQDSYEDISATLPFAGYNNLNNQSDDRVGKSILKNQSNIFHDNNNAYLIILLIILICLFGALIKRYKDK, from the coding sequence ATGAAATTTAAAGTAATCTTTGCATTACTTTTATTATTGATTACAATATCTGCAGTTTGCGCTGAAGAAAATCAGACTTTAGAATCCGGAAAATTCGATGATTTGCAGAAAAAGGTAGATGATGCTAAAAAGTATTCTGAAATAGTATTGGATGATGATTATACTCAAGGAAGCGCTCCGATTAAAATTAATAAGGATATTTCAATTGATGGTAAAGGTCATATAATTGACGGACAGGGAAAACATAGTCTAATTACTTGCTCTCAAGGTACAGTCACATTAAAGAATATCATGTTTAAAAACGGATATTCGGAGGAAGATGGTGGTGCCATTTATATTTCTGGCAAAGGCGTTGTTGAAATTATAAATTGTACTTTCATTGGCAATAAGGCTTATCGTGGCGGTGCTATAGCCAATTGGGGCGATACAGTTTTTATTACAAACTCTACTTTTAAACAGAATACAGCCCTTTTGGATTTTGGAGGTGCTGTTTTATCATGTTCTAATTCTGTCATAGATAACTGTTATTTTGAATCCAATCGTGCCGAAAAGGCAGGAGGAGCAGTATTTACCAGTTACACTCCTTTGGGAATTTCAACTATTACAAATTCAATTTTCATTAAAAATACAGCTGATGAAGATGGAGGTGCAATTTCCAATTCCGGCGATTTGAGATTTGAAGAATGTGAATTTATGCAAAACTATGCTACTTATGGCGGAGCCATTTGGTCCAACAGATGGCTTACTTTTTCTGATAAGGAATCCATCTTCACAGAAAACGGAGCTTATTACGGTGGGGCAATTTATGCCTATACATTTGATAGTGTTGCTTTCAACCTCATCTTCAACAAAAATTATGCTTATGCCTATGGCGGTGCTGTCATGTTATATTCTCGCGATGCCAGTACTGTCTCAAAGTACTATTTCAAAAATTGTACCTTCAATGGAAATAAATGTGAAAAGAAAAGCGTTTTCTATGATGGCAGAGGAGGGGCAATCTACTTTGACACTTATACTACTAAACCCTGTGAATTGAAAATCGATGGTTGCAGCTTTTCTGATAATTATGCCTATGATGATGGCGGTGCAATTTATGTCGATAAGGGTAGAGATAATAATAATATCCTTGAATTTGTAGGTTCGCCATCCTATTTCAATTCAAATGTCGCAGAATCAACTGGCGGTGCAATTTATAGCTATTGCGATATTCGATTCAACAGCTCTTCAGTTAATTTTGTGAAAAATCAGGCTAAAGATGGAAACGGCGGTGCTGTTTACACTAAAAATAATATTATGTTTAATCTTCCATCCACTTTTGAAGAGAATTATGCGAAAACTGATGGAGGAGCCATTTATTGTGACAAAGAAATCTATTTTAATAATGTCCCATTGAAATTCATATATAATCAGGCAGAGGTTAACGGTGGTGCGGTATATACAAATTATATTTCCAATGTTAAAAATGCCATTTTTATAGATAATCATGCGGAAAAAGATGGCGGGGCGATTTACGTTAACAAAGAATCTCATTTTGATGTCACATCCTGTCTTTTTGACAGTAATATGTGTGTTGATGAGGGCGGTGCAATATATTTAGATTCAAGCAGTTCTTCCATCTCTTTATCATATAATATTTTCTTTACTAATCGTGCTGATATGGGTGGTACAGTTTATAATTGTGGAAAATATTCTAATATTTATCAAAATTGGTGGGGTCATGATACGCCAAATTTCGGAAATGGGGATTTAATAGAATGGTATGTAACAAAGACAGAAAAACATTATGATTCAGATCCTTTAAAAATGAGAATCACTTTAGGTTCTACAACAACTGGTGTCAATAAGTCTGTTCCGGTTGAATATAGCTTGGTTTCAACTTATGGCAATGAGGTTAATGGCGAAATATCCATGTTGGGCTATTATTATTATCTTGTGCATACCAATTCCGGTGAATTTTCACAAGCCGTTTTAAATAAGAATTCAATGTTAAGCAGCTATACTCCAAGAGATGTGGGCATTCATCATATTTCCGTTAAGGGATGGTCCAACCCTGGCGCTTTCCTTACTGTTGACGAGTCCTCCGAACCGGATAATGTAGTTCAAGTTGTCCAAAGCAATTATCGGACCTTTACAGATTTGCAGACAATAATAGATAATGCGCCATCAAATTCGGTTATAAATCTTGATAAGGACTATGCGTATTTTATACACGATTTTGAAAAAGAGCAAAAAGGAATTACCATAAATAAAAACATTGTAATTGATGGTCATGGACATACTATCGACGCTCAGTACGCATCCAGAATCTTTTATTCCAGTGAAGGAACTGTTACATTGAAAAATTTGATATTGACCGACGGTTATGAATATGATGATGATGACGGTGGAGCCATTTTCATAAAATCCGATGCCAAGTATGTTATTGTGAACTGTACTTTCAGCTATAATCATGCATGGCAGGACGGAGGCGCAATCTTTAATGATGGCGGTGAACTCAGAATTCAAAATTCCACATTCAGTAATAATCTTGCACAGGGAGCTTCAATTTTAAACGATTGTGATGGTGGAGCGATTCATTCCAAGGCTCATCTGATTATAGATAATTGCGTTTTTGATAGAAATACTGCTGCGGATAGTGGTGGTGCAATCTATGCAACTAATGGCTTAACAATAGAAAATACACCTTCTTCATTCATGTATAATAAAGCGTTACATGCAAAGGGCGGCGCAATACGCACAAACAAATTCATGAAAGACGTCAAATATGCATCATTTATTGGAAATGAAGCCAATAAAAACGATGGTGGCGCAATATATATCAACGATGAAAATCACATAACCTTTACACAATGCTTATTCGCTTACAATCACTGTGGCGATAGAGGCGGAGCAATGTATTTGGATTCAATCAGTTCTCATTTAACTTTATCCAATAATATTTTCTTGTTTAATGATGCTGATAAACAAGGACAAACAGTATTCAACTCAGGGTACTTTGATAAAATAAACAATAATTGGTGGGGAAATAATAATCCTTCTAAAAGCAATGACCAGTTGATTGAATGGAAATTTTTACCATGGGAATCAAATGAACCTCATACTGACAGCGATCCTTTAAAAATTAATCTGGTATTGAATAGAGAATATTTCATAATAAACGAAACCGTTACCGCAACACTTTGTTTCTATAAATCTGATGGAAGCTTATTTACTGGGGAAATTTTCGATGCTAAATTTGATAATAATTATATTTCCTTTACTGTAAATCCATCTTTGACAAATGAAGTTAAATATAATACTAAAAATGCGATTATGGAGTTAACAGCTGAAAAAATCGGCACATTCGATGTAATCTGTGAAGTAAGTTTTCATTCTGGCTTAGAATCCATATCCGTATCAAAAACATTTAATGTTTTGAATTTGACAATAGTTGCACCTGAAATAAAAGATTATTACAGTAATTCTCAGACTTTAAAAGTATATTTGGAAGGGGATAAGGACATTATTGCTAATCAGAGAGTTGGTATTCATGCATTGAATAATAATTATGAGATGTACACTGATGAAAATGGAGTTGGAAGCTTTTGTTTTAGTAATTATGTATATCCTGGTGTATATTCGGTTTCATTAGATGTCTTGGGCATTTCAGCAAAAACAACATACACAGTTTTATCAACTATCAATGCAACAGACATTGTCAGAGTTTTAGGTAATCATACTCCATTTTATGCGGAGTTTGTAGATGGAAATGGAGAATTCTTGCCTGAATACACAGTGGTTGGGGTTGCAATTGACGATTCATCCGTGACATATGTAAATGTAAAAAGCAACGGCCTTGCATCATTCAATATCGCATTTTTGGGTGTCGGACAGCATTATATTACATTATTTAATTTTGAAACTTCAGAAGCTGAATGCTATCAAATCACAATTCTTCCGGAATTCAATGAGGGCGATTCTATAAATAATGGAAGTCATCAGCATAGCAATTCAATTTCTCAAGATAGTTATGAGGATATTTCCGCAACATTGCCGTTTGCAGGTTACAACAATTTAAATAACCAATCAGATGACAGGGTTGGCAAATCAATACTTAAAAATCAGTCTAATATTTTTCATGATAATAATAATGCGTATCTTATAATATTATTGATAATACTTATTTGCCTATTTGGGGCTTTAATTAAAAGATATAAGGACAAATAA
- the purL gene encoding phosphoribosylformylglycinamidine synthase subunit PurL: MTLADSEIEYIEGILGRKMNELEEGMLDVMFSEHCSYKSSRPFLRAFPTEGENIILGPGDDAGLVSVTDKYALAVGMESHNHPSAIEPYGGAGTGIGGILRDIISMGAMPIALLDSLRFGPLEDEKSRYLFEHVVKGISDYGNRVGVPTVAGEIEFDESFRTNPLVNVMCVGLVEKDKIVRAEAPNIGDVFLLMGGTTGRDGIHGVTFASEELTSDSETEDRPAVQVADPFTKKRVLEASLEILEKINVSGVKDLGGGGLTCCISELVDSSSNGALVDLRAIPLRETGMTPYEIMLSESQERMVFVINPDDVELAKQICDKHEIASSIIGEVIEGNNMIISDEGEEIANLPTILLADPPSIDRPICEIPEDTEKIELKEPGVYESLPKLLASPNIASKEWVYKQYDHEVQVRTVVKPGDDAAVLRIDENTAIALTTDSNTIHTKLSPFDGAAGCVAEAIRNVISMGATPYAVVDCLNFGNPETPEILWQFKTAIEGMSLVAEKFDAPVISGNVSFYNETEGIKINPTPAVGVIGVENIENIRTMDFKNEGDKIILIGKTYDELTGSEYQRTIHNIEKGTAPRIRIDDEVANGQTVLKLIDDDADKNITAVHDVSAGGLAVALSEMVIKSGLGCEVELKDDELDKIQLLYSESHGRYILTVKADALDDVLSQIDVDVCVIGEVKGDSLIVNGHEFSFEDLDNAYHGVIEQYMA; this comes from the coding sequence ATGACTTTAGCCGATTCTGAAATTGAATATATTGAAGGAATCCTTGGTAGGAAAATGAACGAATTAGAGGAAGGAATGCTTGACGTAATGTTTTCAGAACATTGTTCCTACAAAAGCAGCAGGCCATTCCTAAGGGCTTTCCCAACCGAGGGTGAAAATATTATTTTAGGTCCAGGTGACGATGCTGGACTTGTATCCGTAACTGACAAATATGCATTGGCAGTAGGAATGGAATCCCACAACCACCCATCAGCTATTGAACCTTATGGAGGGGCTGGTACAGGTATCGGTGGAATTTTAAGGGACATTATCTCAATGGGAGCAATGCCTATTGCACTTTTAGATTCACTTAGATTTGGACCATTGGAAGACGAAAAATCCAGATACTTATTCGAACATGTTGTAAAAGGAATTTCCGATTACGGAAATCGTGTAGGGGTTCCGACCGTTGCAGGCGAAATTGAATTCGACGAATCATTCAGAACAAACCCTCTTGTAAATGTAATGTGCGTAGGGCTTGTTGAAAAAGACAAAATCGTTCGCGCTGAAGCACCGAACATTGGCGATGTATTCCTTTTGATGGGAGGAACAACAGGCCGTGACGGTATCCATGGTGTAACATTTGCATCAGAGGAATTGACATCAGACAGTGAAACAGAAGACAGGCCGGCCGTACAGGTGGCTGACCCATTCACCAAAAAGAGGGTATTGGAAGCTTCTTTAGAAATCCTCGAAAAAATCAATGTCAGTGGTGTAAAGGATTTAGGTGGTGGAGGCCTCACATGCTGTATTTCAGAGCTTGTTGATTCTTCAAGCAACGGTGCATTGGTAGACCTTCGTGCAATTCCTTTAAGAGAAACCGGAATGACTCCATATGAAATCATGCTTTCAGAATCACAGGAAAGGATGGTATTTGTCATAAACCCTGACGATGTTGAGCTTGCAAAACAAATCTGCGATAAACATGAAATCGCATCCTCAATCATCGGAGAAGTAATTGAAGGAAACAACATGATTATTTCAGATGAAGGTGAAGAAATCGCTAACTTGCCGACTATCCTTTTGGCAGATCCACCTTCAATCGACAGACCTATCTGCGAAATTCCAGAGGATACAGAAAAAATTGAACTTAAAGAACCTGGAGTTTATGAATCTTTACCAAAATTATTGGCCAGTCCAAATATCGCTTCAAAAGAGTGGGTTTACAAACAATACGACCATGAAGTTCAAGTAAGGACAGTTGTAAAACCTGGCGATGACGCGGCTGTTTTAAGAATTGATGAAAATACAGCCATTGCGCTTACTACTGATTCAAACACAATCCACACCAAACTGTCTCCATTTGATGGAGCGGCAGGATGTGTTGCAGAAGCCATCAGAAACGTAATTTCCATGGGTGCAACCCCATATGCTGTTGTGGACTGTTTGAATTTCGGAAATCCTGAAACTCCAGAAATCCTATGGCAATTTAAAACAGCTATTGAAGGAATGAGTTTGGTGGCTGAAAAATTTGATGCGCCGGTCATCAGCGGAAATGTAAGTTTCTATAACGAAACAGAAGGAATCAAAATCAATCCTACACCTGCTGTAGGGGTAATTGGTGTTGAAAATATTGAAAATATCAGGACCATGGACTTCAAGAATGAAGGGGATAAGATTATTTTAATAGGTAAGACTTATGATGAGTTAACAGGTTCAGAGTACCAAAGAACCATTCACAATATAGAAAAAGGAACAGCTCCAAGAATCAGAATTGATGATGAGGTAGCTAATGGTCAAACAGTCTTAAAATTAATCGATGACGATGCAGATAAAAATATCACAGCAGTTCATGACGTTTCAGCAGGAGGTTTGGCGGTAGCCTTATCCGAAATGGTCATTAAGTCAGGGCTTGGATGTGAAGTTGAATTGAAAGATGATGAATTGGATAAAATTCAATTGCTTTACTCAGAAAGTCATGGCAGATACATTTTAACCGTAAAAGCTGATGCATTGGATGATGTTTTATCTCAAATTGATGTTGATGTTTGTGTCATTGGTGAAGTGAAAGGTGACTCATTAATCGTTAATGGTCATGAATTTAGTTTTGAAGATTTAGATAATGCATATCATGGTGTTATTGAGCAGTACATGGCTTAA
- the glp gene encoding gephyrin-like molybdotransferase Glp has protein sequence MFLSKLDSLSNAIKLVNDNLKITEIEEIPLYGAHKRVLAEDIIAFHDSPPFDKSAMDGFAVIGENTFGASQSAPKKLKVIDAIGAGDFSSKKVGENEAIVIATGAPVPEGANAVIMKEYTTCDGDELTIYSQVTPGENVSPKSEDIEKGQKILDKNTFIRYQELGLIASAGYDTVKVFKKPRVKIIITGNELVEPTKEEIDKAKIINSNQFTIKAMVEDSGAIADIGHAGDTFDEVKQAVLEASEEYDVIMTTGGTAISKGDVVLDVVDELGEILFHGVAIRPGKPAGAGIVNGKMIFTFSGQPVAAMSQFDMFARKYLFEMQGRSFDFHIVKRVSQLKIPSQLGRTDFVRAVSDDEHAKHVLNRGSGIIRSMVEANSYIIINENDEGYQKDDIVDVVFFDSLLW, from the coding sequence ATGTTTCTATCTAAACTGGATTCTTTATCTAATGCGATTAAATTAGTTAATGATAATCTGAAAATCACGGAAATTGAAGAGATTCCATTATATGGAGCACATAAAAGGGTTTTAGCTGAAGATATAATTGCATTTCATGATTCACCGCCATTCGACAAATCCGCAATGGATGGTTTTGCAGTGATTGGTGAAAATACCTTTGGAGCTTCACAATCCGCTCCTAAAAAATTGAAGGTTATTGATGCAATCGGCGCTGGAGATTTCTCATCAAAAAAAGTCGGTGAAAACGAAGCTATTGTAATAGCTACCGGCGCTCCAGTTCCTGAAGGGGCAAATGCAGTTATAATGAAGGAGTATACCACTTGCGATGGTGATGAGTTAACAATATATTCTCAAGTGACTCCAGGTGAAAACGTGAGTCCGAAATCTGAAGACATTGAAAAGGGTCAAAAGATTCTGGATAAGAACACTTTCATCAGATACCAGGAGTTGGGATTAATTGCCTCAGCGGGTTATGATACTGTTAAAGTATTTAAGAAGCCTAGAGTCAAGATTATCATCACAGGCAATGAATTGGTAGAGCCAACCAAGGAAGAGATTGATAAGGCTAAAATTATTAACTCCAATCAGTTCACAATCAAGGCAATGGTGGAGGATTCAGGTGCTATTGCTGATATTGGTCATGCAGGAGATACTTTTGATGAAGTGAAGCAAGCCGTTTTGGAAGCTAGCGAAGAGTATGATGTAATCATGACCACAGGGGGAACAGCCATCAGTAAAGGAGATGTTGTCCTTGATGTTGTTGATGAGCTTGGTGAAATATTGTTCCATGGGGTAGCTATTAGGCCAGGAAAACCTGCGGGTGCTGGAATAGTTAATGGAAAGATGATATTTACTTTTTCAGGTCAGCCTGTTGCTGCAATGAGCCAGTTTGACATGTTTGCAAGAAAGTATTTGTTTGAAATGCAAGGCAGGTCTTTTGATTTCCATATTGTTAAAAGAGTATCCCAACTTAAAATACCTTCACAACTTGGAAGGACTGATTTCGTACGTGCAGTTTCTGATGATGAACATGCAAAGCATGTGCTCAATAGAGGTTCTGGCATTATTAGGTCAATGGTTGAGGCGAACAGCTATATCATAATCAACGAAAATGATGAAGGATATCAAAAGGATGATATAGTTGATGTTGTCTTCTTTGATTCACTACTTTGGTAA